Genomic DNA from Verrucomicrobiota bacterium:
GCCAGCGCCGAGCTTGGTGCAAGGAAACTGAGAGCTTTCAGTCGAGCGTTTTACTCTCCGTTCACTCTGTTTCCTCCTGTGGAGTTTTTGAACTCTTGGATCAGTTCACTCTCACTCCGCGCTCCTGCAGAGCGGCGAGTTGCGTTTTCTTCGCCTCCGTGCTGAGCGGATTCCGTTGCAGATAGACCTTGAGGAACGGCGCGAACCGCTTTTCGCCCTCGACATCTTTCTTCACGATTTTGACCAACGGGGTGAGATCACGGATTTCGTTTCCCTCCAGAAAGAGATAATAGAGCCCGGTCAGGCCCTCCAACGGGGCCAGGTCCGAAATGACGTTGTTGTTCAAAGAAAGTGTCATCAAGCCTTTCAGATTCCCAATCTCGTCAACCGTTTCGATCCGGTTGTTGTCCAGGTAAAGCGAAGACAGCTTCCGCAGGTTGACCAGGGGATAGATGTCCAGGATCTGATTATGTCCAAGATACAAGGACGCCAGATTCGTGAGCGAACTCAAAGGCCGGATGTTCCTGACCTGGTTATGGGACAGCTCGATGTATTGGAGCGCCTTGACCTCGGCCAGCGGACGGATGTCGCTGATCCGGTTGTCCGCCAGGTTTAGATATTGCAGTTTCGACATGCCCTTCAGGGGCGTGAGATCCGTGACCAGATTCTCCGCCAGATCGAGCGAGGCGAGGTTCACGCACTTTTCGAGTCCGCTCAGGTCTTTGATGCCTTTCGCGTTGGCCTGGATCGTGGAGAGGTTAACGAGGTCCGCTTCGACAAGCGGCTTGTCGTTGTCGCGTTTCTCGAAGACGAATTTGCGGACGGCGGCTTCGAGGTTTTTGTCTTTGAAGATGGGCGGTTCCGGAGCTGCGGGGTCCGCCGCCCAGGAAATCGCAGAACAAAGCAGGAGCGTTGAAATGCAAGCAGAGAAATGTAGCCTGGTCATAGTACTAAGTTGGATCGATTGGACTGAGATTATGAGGAAGCGTCCGGTTATTCAAGCTCCGGAATCCGTCATTTGGTATCCCCAAGGTGGGGCGAGGCTCTTCCCGAGCCAATGCCATCGAAGAAAAGCTCCGCAGGAGCGTCGCTCCACCGTCGTTA
This window encodes:
- a CDS encoding leucine-rich repeat domain-containing protein, which produces MTRLHFSACISTLLLCSAISWAADPAAPEPPIFKDKNLEAAVRKFVFEKRDNDKPLVEADLVNLSTIQANAKGIKDLSGLEKCVNLASLDLAENLVTDLTPLKGMSKLQYLNLADNRISDIRPLAEVKALQYIELSHNQVRNIRPLSSLTNLASLYLGHNQILDIYPLVNLRKLSSLYLDNNRIETVDEIGNLKGLMTLSLNNNVISDLAPLEGLTGLYYLFLEGNEIRDLTPLVKIVKKDVEGEKRFAPFLKVYLQRNPLSTEAKKTQLAALQERGVRVN